From Vitis vinifera cultivar Pinot Noir 40024 chromosome 14, ASM3070453v1, a single genomic window includes:
- the LOC100258891 gene encoding probable aldo-keto reductase 1 isoform X1 gives MPIPRVKLGNQGFEVSKLGFGCMGLTGAYNSPLSDEDGISIIKDAFNKGITFFDTADVYGGNANEVLVGKALKQLPREKVQVATKFGYVRMQPMLVKGTPEYVRTCCEASLKCLDVEYIDLYYQHCVDTSVPIEDTVGELKKLVEEGKIKYIGLSEASPDTIRRAHAVHPITALQMEWSLWSRDIEDEIIPLCRELGIGIVPYCPLGRGFFGGRGVVESLPAYLALHPRFRRENLEKNKNLYTRIENLANKHGCTPAQLALAWVLQQGDDVVPIPGTTKIKNLNDDIGTFALKLTKDDLKEISDAVPVDEIVGSRTFENAGHLSWKYANTPAKDCEVLT, from the exons ATGCCAATTCCAAGGGTGAAACTGGGTAATCAAGGATTTGAG GTCTCAAAATTAGGATTTGGATGTATGGGCCTGACTGGAGCCTACAACTCTCCTCTCTCTGATGAGGATGGCATTTCAATAATCAAGGATGCCTTCAACAAAGGAATCACTTTCTTTGATACAGCTGATGTATATGGAGGCAATGCTAACGAGGTTCTGGTTGGAAAG gCCTTAAAGCAGCTCCCAAGGGAAAAAGTTCAAGTAGCTACAAAGTTCGGTTATGTAAGAATGCAACCTATGTTAGTGAAAGGTACCCCAGAATATGTGCGCACCTGCTGTGAAGCTAGCTTGAAGTGTCTTGATGTTGAATATATTGACTTGTATTATCAGCATTGTGTGGATACATCAGTACCTATAGAGGACACT GTGGGGGAACTTAAGAAACTAGTGGAAGAGGGAAAAATCAAATACATTGGATTATCTGAAGCCAGCCCAGACACAATAAGGAGGGCACATGCCGTTCATCCCATCACAGCCTTACAAATGGAGTGGTCACTCTGGAGTCGTGATATTGAGGACGAGATAATTCCACTTTGCAG GGAGCTTGGCATTGGAATAGTTCCATACTGTCCTCTTGGTCGTGGATTTTTTGGTGGTAGGGGAGTTGTGGAAAGTTTGCCTGCATACTTG GCTTTGCATCCTCGTTTCCGAAGAGAGAACTTGGAGAAGAACAAAAACCTTTATACTCGAATAGAAAACCTTGCAAATAAGCATGGTTGTACTCCTGCTCAACTAGCACTAGCATGGGTTCTCCAACAAGGGGATGATGTTGTACCTATACCTG GGACAACTAAAATTAAGAACCTGAATGACGACATTGGCACCTTTGCTTTGAAACTTACAAAAGATGACTTGAAAGAAATTTCTGATGCTGTACCTGTTGATGAGATTGTGGGTTCTAGAACTTTTGAAAACGCGGGTCATTTATCATGGAAGTATGCAAATACACCAGCAAAAGATTGTGAGGTTTTGACCTAA
- the LOC100258891 gene encoding probable aldo-keto reductase 1 isoform X2, giving the protein MQVSKLGFGCMGLTGAYNSPLSDEDGISIIKDAFNKGITFFDTADVYGGNANEVLVGKALKQLPREKVQVATKFGYVRMQPMLVKGTPEYVRTCCEASLKCLDVEYIDLYYQHCVDTSVPIEDTVGELKKLVEEGKIKYIGLSEASPDTIRRAHAVHPITALQMEWSLWSRDIEDEIIPLCRELGIGIVPYCPLGRGFFGGRGVVESLPAYLALHPRFRRENLEKNKNLYTRIENLANKHGCTPAQLALAWVLQQGDDVVPIPGTTKIKNLNDDIGTFALKLTKDDLKEISDAVPVDEIVGSRTFENAGHLSWKYANTPAKDCEVLT; this is encoded by the exons ATGCAG GTCTCAAAATTAGGATTTGGATGTATGGGCCTGACTGGAGCCTACAACTCTCCTCTCTCTGATGAGGATGGCATTTCAATAATCAAGGATGCCTTCAACAAAGGAATCACTTTCTTTGATACAGCTGATGTATATGGAGGCAATGCTAACGAGGTTCTGGTTGGAAAG gCCTTAAAGCAGCTCCCAAGGGAAAAAGTTCAAGTAGCTACAAAGTTCGGTTATGTAAGAATGCAACCTATGTTAGTGAAAGGTACCCCAGAATATGTGCGCACCTGCTGTGAAGCTAGCTTGAAGTGTCTTGATGTTGAATATATTGACTTGTATTATCAGCATTGTGTGGATACATCAGTACCTATAGAGGACACT GTGGGGGAACTTAAGAAACTAGTGGAAGAGGGAAAAATCAAATACATTGGATTATCTGAAGCCAGCCCAGACACAATAAGGAGGGCACATGCCGTTCATCCCATCACAGCCTTACAAATGGAGTGGTCACTCTGGAGTCGTGATATTGAGGACGAGATAATTCCACTTTGCAG GGAGCTTGGCATTGGAATAGTTCCATACTGTCCTCTTGGTCGTGGATTTTTTGGTGGTAGGGGAGTTGTGGAAAGTTTGCCTGCATACTTG GCTTTGCATCCTCGTTTCCGAAGAGAGAACTTGGAGAAGAACAAAAACCTTTATACTCGAATAGAAAACCTTGCAAATAAGCATGGTTGTACTCCTGCTCAACTAGCACTAGCATGGGTTCTCCAACAAGGGGATGATGTTGTACCTATACCTG GGACAACTAAAATTAAGAACCTGAATGACGACATTGGCACCTTTGCTTTGAAACTTACAAAAGATGACTTGAAAGAAATTTCTGATGCTGTACCTGTTGATGAGATTGTGGGTTCTAGAACTTTTGAAAACGCGGGTCATTTATCATGGAAGTATGCAAATACACCAGCAAAAGATTGTGAGGTTTTGACCTAA